CGATCCTGAAATTTGCCGTGGCTGTGGCCGCTGCATCGAGGAATGCCCATTTCAAGCTATCGCCATGATCGACGAGGGTGATGGCTTTCGCCATGCGGAGATCAATGAATTTTTGTGCAAGGGTTGTGGCATGTGCGCTGTGGTTTGCATCTGCGGGGCGGCGCAGGTAAAGCATTTGACCGATGGGCAGTTGGAGGCGATAGTTGCCATGGGAATTTCATAAAGAATTAAGAATGAGGAATAGCCATGGGAAGTGATAATTTGCTGGATAGAATTCGTTTCAATCCCAAAGTTTTTGGAGGAAAGCCAATTATCCGTGGGCTCCGAATTTCAGTTGAAATGATATTGGACTTGCTGAGCCAGGGAGTCAGCATTCAGGAAATTCTCGAAGATTATCCTGAACTTGAATTTGATGACATCCGTGCCTGTTTAGCCTATGCCAGAGCGGTAATCGCTAATGAGGAAATCGAGAGCCTTCAATTGGAGATGGCTTGAAATGGTCGGAAATTAAAGAAGCAGAGGCCATTAAATATGCGATAATTCTTGCTGGAGAAGAGAAGCCGAAGCGATTCGGTGAATGAGGCGGCCAATCAATATTTCGTCGGCAATGCGCAACTGCTCCGTAAATTGGAGGCGTTGGAAAAGGCTCTGAAAGAAAATGCGAAGATTGTGATTCCTTCGGATACCGAGCTGATCAATGTGATCGGGGAGATGGCGGGGGTGTTGCCGTTAAGAGGAGAAGGGAAAAAATAGCTTAAAAGAAGAACTCTTCGGATAGGAAAAATTTTTGCAAAGAAGACAATGCGAGACCTAAATGCCTCGGCGAACAATAGATAAAATACGTGACGCAATAAGAAAAAATAACTATGACTTAACCTATCATGCAATTGAAGAAATGGCAGATGATGAGCTTGACACGCTTGATATTGAGAATGCGATTTTAAACGGCAAGCTCTTGAAAATAGATAAAAATGATCCTCTTGGCACAAAATATATCATCCGAGGCATT
This DNA window, taken from candidate division KSB1 bacterium, encodes the following:
- a CDS encoding 4Fe-4S binding protein; amino-acid sequence: MLGDSISQGYSAAARAYALIQKEVIERAAIVSEIDPEICRGCGRCIEECPFQAIAMIDEGDGFRHAEINEFLCKGCGMCAVVCICGAAQVKHLTDGQLEAIVAMGIS
- a CDS encoding DUF433 domain-containing protein translates to MGSDNLLDRIRFNPKVFGGKPIIRGLRISVEMILDLLSQGVSIQEILEDYPELEFDDIRACLAYARAVIANEEIESLQLEMA
- a CDS encoding DUF4258 domain-containing protein yields the protein MPRRTIDKIRDAIRKNNYDLTYHAIEEMADDELDTLDIENAILNGKLLKIDKNDPLGTKYIIRGIGKDQSTLIGIVGRFKETGIFLIITVYEIT